GGAACTCAGCCCTGCTCTGGGTCTGGGTTGTTAGGGTTGCCTCTGATGGCCAGTGTCTCTGAGAGACAGCCTGACAGAAATATTTCCATTTAGGTTATCTATTGGGAGAAAGAGGCCCTGTCTATCCCCCTCTTCCCTGAGGTAGGATGTTGCAGCATCCCAGCCCCCACTATTTTcttggttaaaaaacaaacaaacaaacaaacacttttcCTTCCCTGATTGGAAGCACCAGTGGCTCCCACCTGTctggctgctgcttcctcttTCCCACCTCCTGTTCCTGTGCCACACCCTAGCATGTTAGTGTCCTCAGGGTTCAGCCCTCTACCTGCCTTAGCAGTGTAACCTCCACCCTCACTTGTGTGACCTAGTTCTGTCCCTCAGCCTGGCTCCCATCTGAAGGCAGGTCTACCCTTTTGGCTCTTTCCAGCACCATCGTCTTCCTCCGGTCTGCAGCTGCCTCTCCTAGTTGAAGCTGGCCTGAGTGTTCTCTCACCTGCTTTCCTTTTGATTCAGTTTCTCTCACCTAACTCTTCTCATGGGTGACCCATAGATGGTCTTTCTAGAGCCCGGAACCCCAGAAAGAGACTGGATTCTTATTCATGAAACCTCACTGGTACAGGGTGtgccctgggtgggggtgggggggtgtagCAGCTGTTGCTATCACAGTTGGGTAGCTCTGATCTATTGTCCTTGGGAACTTTGGCTGAGGGCCAAATGGGGGATGGGAGACAGGCTGTGTGCAAGGGAGTGGGGGCAGGGTTTGCCTAAACATCACTTCCAGCCCAGCCATTTGAGCAGTTTCCCCACTTTGAGTCCCAGGGTGGACACCTTTTGGTAACCCAAGCTGGGTGTGTATGGGTAGGACAGGTtgagggagaacaaaagggccCTGTAAAAGCTGGAAGGTTCTGCCACCCAGGGCCCTGTGAAAGCCCAGAGGTTCCATCACCTGCCTGCCATATTAGGTGTGCTGGGTAAAGTCCCCTAGATACTGGTGACTAGATATGTACAGTGACAATCCCTGTCTGGACCTTCCCTACATGCTCCACCCCTGGTGGCTCCACCCCTGgcaggggttataaacatgagTTACATGCTTACAGTGACGTACTGACCTGTGCTGGAAGGGGGAAGAGGACCTATGAATACTGGTCTGTCAGAGACAAGGGAGATAATGACTGGGGGGCCTGGGCCCCAGCTGAGACAGGCAGGCTTATGTGCTGCTTCCCTACACCCAGCCTGGCCAGGCTGTGCCAGGCACCGTACCCACATGTGTCTATCCCCTCAGCCTTCCTGCTGTGAACTGGTCATGCAGACTAATGAGGGCGTGCTAATCTAGCTGGGCCCTGGCAGCTGGTCCTGTATTCTCAGTAGTAGGGATGGGCCTCAAGGGCTCCATCCAGGGGCCACTTTGGTATAGAAGGCTCCAGGCATGTTAGACCCTATACTATCCTGGGTTCCTCCTAGGGTACTTATCTCAGAAGGCTAGTCAGGAAGGCCAGGTGATATCATCCCTCAGCTTCCACTTGACTTTTCTCCAATGGGATCTAGTCTTCAAGGACTAGATAGGCCCTGAGGCCAAACCAGGGTACATCGTGTCTTCCTATGTCAGAAGTGAACATAGCTGTTTTGCCTGACCTGGGACGTCTCCCAATTTGCCTGTTAATGTGTGCAGATGGCCAAAGTAGGGAGGACATGGGAGAATAGATGTCTCTAGCAGGCTGAGAAGCCAGGAGCTCCAATCCCTGGGGTTTCCCCTCAGGTCCTGGGGCAGGGTACCTTCCAGAGGGCTCAGGGCATTAATAGCCAATGGGTGAGTGTGGCCACTGATTGTGAGGGACAGGAGGCAGGGTGCTGGTGCATAGTCTTGGCGTCCTACTTTTGTGGGCCCTTGGTGCATTCTGTGGCCTGTGCCAGGGTCACTTTGCTGCCTCAGGAGAGGCTTAACCCTCCTGCCAGGCTAGTCTTCCATCCTGTTGGGCCTCTGGCTCCTTCCAGGGGAAGAGGGGGAACCTGAGCTGGCTGTTGGTGTCCTGTGCCTAGGAGTTTAATATTTCGAGCCCAGCAAGACTGCCCCATCTGCTGCAAGCAAGTGCTCATGTTCATTTCCAGCCCGCTAGGCTGAGCTCAGCTGAGAGGACTAGGGGAACCTCAGCAGTCACTGGCTATGGAGCTGGGCTCAGCCCAGGgagcagacaggaggatcatgataGAGGTTGCCCACAGCAactgggaaagaagggagaatttatttatgaaattctGGAGCCAGTGAGGCACACAGTAAGGTAGGAGCTGGGATCACTGATGGTATTGCTGGTACCCTAGACTCTATAAGactgggaccccccccccccccactagccTGAAAGAATAGGTGGTACCTAGCACCAACAGCCCAACTGGTGGGCCTCTTAAGCAGGCCCCTGACAGTGATGGTTGGTGCTAGGATTCTTACATACACAGATACCCAGAACATGGACTTAGCTTTTGGAGCTGCTGCAGGCAGAGGGTGGGATAGGTAGAGCCTGTAACTCTTGGCAGAAGGAACAACAGTCTTCTCTTCCTGTTCAGCATCTCTGCTGAACTCGGTGGCAGGGCCTCTGCTGACACGGCTCTTACTCCTAGATGAAGATCTCCTTCAATGACAAGAGCCTGCACACAACATTTGAGTACCCTTCTGAGAGCTCTCTGGcacaggaagaggcagaagaggaggaggaaggagaggaggatggtgaagaggaggaagtggggcCTGACTCAGAGAAAGCTTTCACCATTTTCCTGCCCCGGGCCACATTTGTAAGCAGTGTGGGAGCTGAGAGCAGCTCAGGTAATTATACCTGTTGGGATGGGCAGCCTGGAAGTGGAACCTGCACCACACTTGTGGGTGCCCATGCTTGTTGTCTTTGGTTCACAGGTCTGTCCAGCTACACTCCAAAGCATTCCATGGCCTTCAGCAAGTGGCAGGAGCAGACACTGGTGCAGGCTCCAACTGAGGTGGAGCTCCCACCAAAGGAGGTCATGGTAAGCCAGGTGGAGGGTGCTGGGTAAACACCCAGACCAGCAAAGGAGGCTGACTGGCTTGGGGAAGGGTTGATACCTGGATATGCCTTAGTGGCTATATTCTATTCTTTCTCTCAGCTCACACCTGCCAGTCAGAATGATCTCTCGGACTTCCGCAGCGAGCCAGCCCTCTATTTCTGACCTCTGCAACTGTCAGGATGGCCAAGACTTAGCCCCAGGTGTGGTGGTCCTGGAAGCCAGTAAATACCCAGGAGCCCTGACTATATTCCGTGCCCCTTCCACCTGGCTCTCCGACTTCTCTGTTACTTCCTTCTGCCTTTAGGGCCAGATCTGAATCTCACGCCAAGAAAGAACAAGTGGGAACAGCCTGTGGGACAGGCTGATATCTGTCCATACTGTCTCATCTGTGATGAGGTGGAAGCCTGAGCAGATCTTGTCCCGGGGTGCTGTTGGACATTTCACCTCCTACCTTTTGGGGAGTGGTCACTGTCAGGATTGAAAGGATACCCTAGCTATTTGTTCTTTGCGAAAATCCAAGCTCCTGCCCTCAGCCTATGATTCTACTATGGTGGAACTCAGCTACTCTTCATGAAAGATGgcagggtggtttttttttttttttctcccctgatATTGGACTCAATAAACAGCACTGTAACAAGGCTGCTTTTGCCTTCTTTACACAGTCCTCAGTCTGAGAACAAGGTGGAGGCCTAACTTGGGCACCTGTGTGCAAAAAAGCAAAAGGTGACCTCAGTCTGGTATTGTCAAACTTTGAGCTCTTGCTAGTCTGGCtcttgcttttgttctctccccacTGCAAGCCTGCTACTTTCTCCCTCAGAGCTAGCACCCTGGGAAGTGGACCTAATCTTTGGGCTTTGCAACTCCATGACGGAGGAAGGTGAGTGTTGTAATCCACAGGATTTGGCACAGGGCCAGGACCCTACTAAGGTAGCTAGTTGTACACCACACAGGAATGGGGCTAAATGGGAATGTGGAGATCTCTTCTCAGGCTTCATTTGGATGCCTCCCGACCTATAAGCCTGTAACAAGGCTAGAGCAACAGAGTTCCCTAAAGTCTAGGGAGAAGCAGAGCTGCCTACTTGGAAACTGTTCTCAGAGGCCTTGACAGCCAGTGCAGAGATAGGGCTATCTACAGGCACTAAATGTGTCTCCTTTTCCTGTCACCTAAGAGCAAACATACTGCTTGTCTAGGCTCAAGCAGAGTGTTCATGTATGTTTCTCTCAGAGAGTGAAAGCCCAGCTTTATAGgcactttttaaagaaagggttcaCACTGTGTCCCAAACTGGTTTGCCGTTTACTATGCAGACAtgtatggccttgaacttaaggccttccttcttcctcaacGAAGGGATGATAGGTGTAGACTACAACAGTGTTTTCTGGATCTTGATCAACAAATACTTCCAAATTTGCCCCAAAAGCTGTGGCAAAGGGCTGGGTCATAGGGCACATGGAGATAGTAAGCAACATATGTGGTTGGGAGATGGGTcttggcagcagcagcagtgcaTCAAACCAAACAGAACTTTGAACTGAGGGATGAAACCatccctgtctctatctctgaGCCAGGCTCTGTACTGAGCACCATTATACTACAGCAAAGCCCCTCACAGAAAAGGTTTGTGCGCTGGACTTGGGGAAAAGACTAGCAGCTCTATATGCAGTGTTAAGGGTTAGGGCTGAGTGAGGTGAGCACTTTCAGCTCTGTGCTTTGAAGATAGGGCAAAACTGCAGGTCTTCTTCCTACCAACAGGATACACGGTAGCTGGCAGGCAATGCCACAGATCTTGCAAAACAATCTTTATTGAAATACCAGAGGCCATGGGGATGGGCCCTAAGGTTTCTGTTCTGGAGTCAAGATTCTTTCTTCAACATGCCTGGCCTGGGGCCCTAGTGGCTGAGGAGACAAAGTGAGGGGCTCCCACAGTACTGGGACTAGGACCAGGACATTCCTGGCAGCCCAAGGGGATACAGGAGCTTCGGAGAGAGGCTCCTCATGGAGCTGACCAGGAGCTCAGGGTCCCCATAGCACATGTGAGTACAGAGCTGGGAGCACCTTCTCCACTGGACTGTCCTAGGGCGTTTCTTGTCACCAGAGGCAGGTGGGAGTCAGAAAGTGCCCCTCTGGGCACCAGAGATAAAAAGACATCTGAGGCCACGAAGAACAAAGATGCTTTAGGACAGACATGTTGGGGGCTGAGCAGCCATAGGCTACGGCTGAGACAGGCACTTGTCAGCTGTCCTTGCCTCCACTACTCTTCTGGTCTGAAGCTGTGGCTTTAGTCAGGTTTCCAGCTTCTCTTTTGAGTACACTAAGCAGAGTCTGAGAGCTTTCCAGGATCTGAGGCCAGAGAAATAGAACGATGTTATTTCTCTGGTAGGAAGGGTCCCATTGCCTTAGCCTCTAATAGTGGAGGATGGTGGAAGTGATAAAATTATCCTCTCTCCTGAGCCCTTCCACCCCACACCGTGTACTCTTTCCAACACACCACTGCTCACTCTCCTGGATCCCACAGACAGCCCACTGCCCCGCTTACAGCCTCTGAACCACAATGGACCCTACCTAACCTCAGATGGTAGTGAGGCACTGACAACGCACATCTGAGAGCCCCACCTTGAGGTAGGCGGCCTCTGTCTCTGCGATGGTCCGGTCAAACTCGTTGCGAGAGGCGATCTTGCGCGCCAGGTTCTCGTTGACGCGGGCCAACTTCTCCGTGAGCTGCCTCACCTCATT
The nucleotide sequence above comes from Arvicanthis niloticus isolate mArvNil1 chromosome 6, mArvNil1.pat.X, whole genome shotgun sequence. Encoded proteins:
- the Ssna1 gene encoding microtubule nucleation factor SSNA1 translates to MTQQGAALQNYNNELVKCIEELCQKREELCRQIQQEEDEKQRLQNEVRQLTEKLARVNENLARKIASRNEFDRTIAETEAAYLKILESSQTLLSVLKREAGNLTKATASDQKSSGGKDS